A part of Oryctolagus cuniculus chromosome 15, mOryCun1.1, whole genome shotgun sequence genomic DNA contains:
- the CTBP2 gene encoding C-terminal-binding protein 2 isoform X2, with translation MALVDKHKVKRQRLDRICEGIRPQIMNGPLHPRPLVALLDGRDCTVEMPILKDLATVAFCDAQSTQEIHEKVLNEAVGAMMYHTITLTREDLEKFKALRVIVRIGSGYDNVDVKAAGELGIAVCNIPSAAVEETADSTICHILNLYRRNTWLYQALREGTRVQSVEQIREVASGAARIRGETLGLIGFGRTGQAVAVRAKAFGFSVIFYDPYLQDGIERSLGVQRVYTLQDLLYQSDCVSLHCNLNEHNHHLINDFTIKQMRQGAFLVNAARGGLVDEKALAQALKEGRIRGAALDVHESEPFSFAQGPLKDAPNLICTPHTAWYSEQASLEMREAAATEIRRAITGRIPESLRNCVNKEFFVTSAPWSVMDQQAIHPELNGATYRYPPGIVGVAPGGLPAAMEGIIPGGIPVTHNLPTVAHPSQAPSPNQPTKHGDNREHPNEQ, from the exons GTATCCGCCCCCAGATCATGAACGGCCCCCTGCACCCCCGCCCCCTGGTGGCCCTGCTGGACGGCAGAGACTGCACCGTGGAGATGCCCATCCTGAAGGACCTGGCCACCGTGGCCTTCTGTGACGCGCAGTCCACGCAGGAGATCCACGAGAAG GTGCTGAACGAGGCCGTGGGCGCCATGATGTACCACACCATCACCCTCACCAGGGAGGACCTGGAGAAGTTCAAGGCCCTCAGAGTGATCGTGCGGATCGGGAGCGGCTACGACAACGTCGACGTCAAGGCCGCCGGCGAGCTAG GGATCGCCGTGTGCAACATCCCATCTGCAGCCGTGGAAGAGACGGCCGATTCCACCATATGCCACATCCTCAACCTGTACCGGCGGAACACGTGGCTCTACCAGGCGCTGCGGGAAGGCACGCGGGTGCAGAGCGTGGAGCAGATCCGCGAGGTGGCCTCGGGGGCGGCCCGCATTCGTGGGGAGACGCTGGGCCTCATCGGCTTTG GTCGCACGGGGCAGGCGGTTGCTGTTCGAGCCAAGGCCTTTGGATTCAGCGTCATATTTTATGACCCCTACTTGCAGGATGGGATAGAGCGGTCCCTCGGCGTGCAGAGGGTCTACACCCTGCAGGACCTGCTGTACCAGAGCGACTGCGTCTCCCTGCACTGCAACCTCAACGAGCATAACCACCACCTCATCAATGACTTCACCATAAAGCAG ATGAGGCAAGGAGCCTTCCTGGTGAATGCGGCCCGCGGGGGGCTGGTGGACGAGAAAGCCTTAGCCCAGGCCCTCAAGGAGGGCAGGATACGAGGGGCGGCCCTCGACGTGCACGAGTCGGAGCCCTTTAG CTTTGCTCAGGGTCCACTGAAAGACGCCCCGAACCTCATCTGTACCCCGCACACGGCCTGGTACAGCGAGCAAGCCTCGCTGGAGATGAGAGAGGCCGCCGCCACCGAGATCCGCCGAGCAATCACAG GTCGCATCCCGGAAAGCTTGAGGAACTGTGTCAACAAGGAGTTCTTCGTCACTTCAGCTCCTTGGTCAGTAATGGATCAGCAAGCAATTCATCCCGAGCTCAATGGCGCCACATACAG ATACCCGCCAGGCATCGTGGGCGTGGCTCCGGGAGGACTTCCTGCAGCCATGGAAGGGATCATCCCTGGAGGCATCCCCGTGACTCACAACCTCCCCACAGTGGCCCACCCCTCTCAAGCTCCCTCGCCCAACCAGCCCACAAAACACGGGGACAATCGAGAGCACCCCAACGAGCAATAG
- the CTBP2 gene encoding C-terminal-binding protein 2 isoform X3, with translation MNGPLHPRPLVALLDGRDCTVEMPILKDLATVAFCDAQSTQEIHEKVLNEAVGAMMYHTITLTREDLEKFKALRVIVRIGSGYDNVDVKAAGELGIAVCNIPSAAVEETADSTICHILNLYRRNTWLYQALREGTRVQSVEQIREVASGAARIRGETLGLIGFGRTGQAVAVRAKAFGFSVIFYDPYLQDGIERSLGVQRVYTLQDLLYQSDCVSLHCNLNEHNHHLINDFTIKQMRQGAFLVNAARGGLVDEKALAQALKEGRIRGAALDVHESEPFSFAQGPLKDAPNLICTPHTAWYSEQASLEMREAAATEIRRAITGRIPESLRNCVNKEFFVTSAPWSVMDQQAIHPELNGATYRYPPGIVGVAPGGLPAAMEGIIPGGIPVTHNLPTVAHPSQAPSPNQPTKHGDNREHPNEQ, from the exons ATGAACGGCCCCCTGCACCCCCGCCCCCTGGTGGCCCTGCTGGACGGCAGAGACTGCACCGTGGAGATGCCCATCCTGAAGGACCTGGCCACCGTGGCCTTCTGTGACGCGCAGTCCACGCAGGAGATCCACGAGAAG GTGCTGAACGAGGCCGTGGGCGCCATGATGTACCACACCATCACCCTCACCAGGGAGGACCTGGAGAAGTTCAAGGCCCTCAGAGTGATCGTGCGGATCGGGAGCGGCTACGACAACGTCGACGTCAAGGCCGCCGGCGAGCTAG GGATCGCCGTGTGCAACATCCCATCTGCAGCCGTGGAAGAGACGGCCGATTCCACCATATGCCACATCCTCAACCTGTACCGGCGGAACACGTGGCTCTACCAGGCGCTGCGGGAAGGCACGCGGGTGCAGAGCGTGGAGCAGATCCGCGAGGTGGCCTCGGGGGCGGCCCGCATTCGTGGGGAGACGCTGGGCCTCATCGGCTTTG GTCGCACGGGGCAGGCGGTTGCTGTTCGAGCCAAGGCCTTTGGATTCAGCGTCATATTTTATGACCCCTACTTGCAGGATGGGATAGAGCGGTCCCTCGGCGTGCAGAGGGTCTACACCCTGCAGGACCTGCTGTACCAGAGCGACTGCGTCTCCCTGCACTGCAACCTCAACGAGCATAACCACCACCTCATCAATGACTTCACCATAAAGCAG ATGAGGCAAGGAGCCTTCCTGGTGAATGCGGCCCGCGGGGGGCTGGTGGACGAGAAAGCCTTAGCCCAGGCCCTCAAGGAGGGCAGGATACGAGGGGCGGCCCTCGACGTGCACGAGTCGGAGCCCTTTAG CTTTGCTCAGGGTCCACTGAAAGACGCCCCGAACCTCATCTGTACCCCGCACACGGCCTGGTACAGCGAGCAAGCCTCGCTGGAGATGAGAGAGGCCGCCGCCACCGAGATCCGCCGAGCAATCACAG GTCGCATCCCGGAAAGCTTGAGGAACTGTGTCAACAAGGAGTTCTTCGTCACTTCAGCTCCTTGGTCAGTAATGGATCAGCAAGCAATTCATCCCGAGCTCAATGGCGCCACATACAG ATACCCGCCAGGCATCGTGGGCGTGGCTCCGGGAGGACTTCCTGCAGCCATGGAAGGGATCATCCCTGGAGGCATCCCCGTGACTCACAACCTCCCCACAGTGGCCCACCCCTCTCAAGCTCCCTCGCCCAACCAGCCCACAAAACACGGGGACAATCGAGAGCACCCCAACGAGCAATAG